In the Longimicrobium sp. genome, one interval contains:
- a CDS encoding protein kinase, with amino-acid sequence MSQDDASRLLLTRLDAALAARYSVRRELGRGGMGTVFQAEDLKYGRPVALKVLHPELAHSIGAQRFLAEIQLAAKLTHPHIVTVYDSGEADGLLYYVMPYVEGESLRERLDRSGPLPPDEAVHIALEAADALDFAHARGVVHRDIKPENILLAHGHASVADFGVARAVSTAAEQRLTATGLIVGSPPYMSPEQTDPGAPVDGRADVYSLGCVLHEMLSGTPPFGSNGVQATVYRHLTQAPPPLRTLRGDVPPALESIVLRALEKQPADRFATAGEMRRALIDPEAAASSRPLRDEAPSVPRRRSRGAARRWRVALAALVLGALAAMGAAVWRGTRAERVDGPTGIAVLPFQGSPTGSEAVPPDRWLASSLGLLRGLRVVDGRSLLGGQDWRAVPLDAVLEKAAKGGARYLIAGSLLTDGRERRLTVEVYASGGGGQIYSGAAMAGESTPQALDRMALEVVRVVAEAEDRDLGAFGDAASETTSLAALTELIQGQRHFRRGETDQAVASFRRAIRADSSFGPAYYRLSVAETSAPRWNYPAALLAVEAGLRRPAEMAPRWVELLKAQRHLVRRSVDSASVQFQKVAAENPGLPDALLGLGEVLFHSGGLLGERATVALPVFLRLDATDSAYAPVASHIVDLALHTGDEALARRHLPRVSDPHRMRETALALRFGGPRARAAAFATLRGAEVRTLATLAALFVQGGLDLPLADSVASLLTAAGRPQDERLRGARFRLAALAGQGRWPEAAAMWDSASGRPPFDAWMVSAYLAGLPARDRAEPMFRWAWAVVEREPPSFAPLTGGEAKRLEGQDALRALVHRATIEGDSAEAARLLRIVRRAAPTADASDPEPDGLEASLHARLALLAGDTARAVVNLERAVARAPWSTSWYMPLADQGLQRLLLARLLAARGDRRGAERRLRSFGQLWLMGDALYFPAATRARAALERGVARPRS; translated from the coding sequence ATGTCGCAGGACGACGCAAGCCGCCTCCTACTCACCCGCCTGGATGCGGCCCTCGCGGCGCGCTACTCGGTGCGGCGCGAGCTGGGCCGCGGAGGGATGGGGACGGTGTTCCAGGCCGAGGACCTGAAGTACGGCCGCCCGGTCGCGCTCAAGGTGCTGCATCCCGAGCTGGCCCACTCCATCGGCGCGCAACGCTTCCTCGCCGAGATCCAGTTGGCCGCGAAGCTGACCCATCCCCACATCGTTACCGTGTACGACAGTGGCGAGGCGGACGGCCTGCTGTACTACGTGATGCCATACGTGGAGGGCGAGTCGCTCCGCGAGCGGCTGGATCGTAGCGGCCCGCTGCCGCCGGACGAGGCCGTGCACATCGCCCTGGAGGCGGCCGACGCGCTCGACTTCGCGCATGCCCGGGGCGTGGTGCATCGCGACATCAAGCCCGAGAACATCCTGCTGGCCCACGGGCACGCCAGCGTTGCGGACTTCGGCGTGGCGCGCGCCGTGTCGACGGCGGCCGAACAGCGCCTGACCGCCACGGGGCTGATCGTGGGCTCCCCGCCGTACATGAGCCCCGAGCAGACCGACCCGGGGGCGCCGGTGGACGGCCGCGCGGACGTCTACAGCCTCGGGTGCGTGCTCCACGAAATGTTGTCCGGAACGCCGCCGTTCGGCAGCAACGGCGTGCAGGCCACCGTCTACCGGCACCTCACCCAGGCGCCGCCGCCGCTGCGCACGCTCCGCGGCGACGTGCCGCCGGCGCTGGAATCGATAGTCCTGCGGGCGCTGGAGAAACAGCCGGCCGACCGCTTCGCCACCGCAGGCGAGATGAGGCGCGCGCTGATCGATCCGGAGGCGGCCGCTTCGAGCCGGCCGTTGCGGGACGAGGCGCCGAGCGTTCCACGGCGGCGGAGCCGGGGCGCCGCGCGGCGGTGGCGAGTGGCCCTGGCGGCGCTGGTGCTGGGGGCGCTTGCCGCCATGGGCGCGGCCGTGTGGCGTGGGACGCGCGCCGAGCGCGTGGATGGCCCCACGGGGATCGCCGTGCTCCCCTTCCAGGGCAGCCCCACCGGAAGCGAAGCGGTGCCCCCCGACCGGTGGCTGGCTAGCTCGCTGGGGCTGCTGCGGGGGCTGCGGGTGGTGGACGGCCGGTCGCTGCTGGGCGGGCAGGACTGGCGGGCGGTTCCCCTGGACGCGGTGCTGGAGAAGGCGGCGAAGGGCGGCGCGCGCTATCTGATTGCCGGCTCGCTGCTGACGGATGGGCGCGAGCGGCGGCTCACGGTGGAGGTGTACGCCAGCGGGGGAGGCGGGCAGATCTACAGCGGCGCCGCCATGGCCGGGGAATCGACCCCGCAGGCGCTCGACCGGATGGCGCTGGAGGTGGTGCGCGTTGTGGCCGAGGCGGAGGACCGCGATCTGGGCGCCTTCGGGGACGCCGCCTCGGAGACGACTTCGCTGGCCGCGCTTACGGAGCTCATCCAGGGACAACGCCACTTCCGGCGAGGCGAGACGGACCAGGCGGTGGCCTCGTTCCGCCGCGCGATCCGGGCGGACTCGTCGTTCGGCCCCGCGTACTACCGCCTGAGCGTCGCGGAGACGTCGGCGCCGCGCTGGAACTACCCGGCCGCGCTGCTGGCGGTGGAGGCGGGGCTGCGCAGGCCCGCCGAAATGGCCCCGCGCTGGGTGGAGCTGCTGAAGGCGCAGCGGCACCTGGTGCGGCGCAGTGTGGACAGCGCGTCCGTCCAGTTCCAGAAGGTAGCGGCCGAGAACCCCGGGCTTCCCGACGCCCTGCTCGGGCTGGGCGAGGTCCTCTTCCACTCCGGCGGCCTGCTGGGGGAACGGGCCACTGTGGCGCTCCCCGTGTTCCTGCGGCTGGACGCCACCGACTCGGCTTACGCGCCGGTCGCGAGCCACATCGTGGACCTGGCCCTTCACACCGGCGACGAGGCGCTCGCGCGGAGGCACCTGCCGCGGGTGAGCGACCCGCACCGCATGCGCGAGACCGCCCTGGCGCTGCGCTTCGGCGGGCCACGCGCGCGGGCCGCGGCGTTCGCCACCCTCCGCGGTGCCGAGGTCCGCACGCTGGCCACCCTGGCCGCCCTGTTCGTGCAGGGCGGCCTCGACCTCCCGCTAGCCGACTCGGTCGCGTCGCTGCTCACGGCCGCGGGACGGCCGCAGGACGAACGGCTCCGCGGCGCGCGCTTCCGGCTGGCGGCGCTGGCGGGGCAGGGGAGATGGCCCGAGGCTGCCGCGATGTGGGACTCGGCATCCGGCCGTCCACCCTTCGACGCGTGGATGGTGAGCGCCTACCTGGCCGGCCTGCCGGCGCGGGACCGCGCCGAGCCCATGTTCCGCTGGGCGTGGGCGGTGGTGGAGCGGGAGCCCCCCAGCTTCGCCCCGCTCACCGGGGGGGAGGCGAAGCGGCTGGAGGGGCAGGACGCGCTGCGGGCGCTGGTGCACCGGGCCACGATCGAAGGCGATTCGGCCGAGGCGGCGCGGCTGCTGCGGATCGTGCGCCGCGCCGCGCCCACCGCCGACGCATCAGACCCGGAGCCGGACGGCCTGGAAGCCTCGCTGCACGCCCGTCTGGCGCTGCTGGCGGGCGACACGGCGCGCGCCGTCGTGAACCTGGAACGGGCGGTGGCGCGCGCCCCCTGGTCCACTTCGTGGTACATGCCGCTGGCCGACCAGGGCCTCCAGCGGCTGCTGCTGGCGCGGCTGCTGGCGGCGCGGGGCGACCGGCGCGGAGCCGAACGGCGCCTGCGGTCGTTTGGCCAGCTGTGGCTGATGGGCGACGCCCTGTACTTCCCCGCGGCCACCCGCGCGCGTGCCGCACTGGAGCGCGGCGTGGCTCGTCCGCGATCGTGA
- a CDS encoding NmrA family NAD(P)-binding protein: MQHLILGGTGTVGGAVARELLARGEDVKVLTRSAAKAGSLPEGAAAVVGDLRDPGCYHTVFSRFDTLFLLNAVAETELQEGLAAVNEARRAGAARIVYLSVHDAEKGPHIPHIAAKMAIEEAIRRSGIAYTILRPNNFYQNDYWFREAIQEHGIYPQPIGDTGISRVDVRDIADAAANALTRSGFENRCYALVGPEPLTGTECARAYGEVFGREVRYAGNDLQAWAREAGKMLPGWMVYDFALMYALFQDRGLHATAEQVAETERIVGHLPRTFGDFVQETATLWTREAVSV; the protein is encoded by the coding sequence ATGCAACACCTTATCCTTGGCGGAACGGGCACGGTGGGCGGGGCGGTCGCCCGTGAGCTCCTGGCTCGCGGCGAGGACGTAAAGGTCCTCACCCGGTCGGCGGCGAAGGCGGGCTCCCTTCCCGAGGGCGCCGCCGCGGTGGTGGGCGACCTGCGGGACCCGGGGTGCTACCACACCGTCTTCTCCCGCTTCGACACCCTCTTCCTCCTCAACGCCGTCGCGGAAACGGAGCTGCAGGAAGGGCTCGCCGCCGTGAACGAGGCGCGCCGCGCCGGCGCCGCGCGAATCGTCTACCTCTCGGTGCACGACGCGGAGAAGGGGCCGCACATCCCGCACATCGCCGCGAAGATGGCGATCGAGGAAGCGATCCGGCGCAGCGGCATCGCGTACACCATCCTGCGCCCCAACAACTTCTACCAGAACGACTACTGGTTCCGCGAGGCGATCCAGGAGCACGGGATTTACCCGCAGCCCATCGGCGACACCGGGATCTCGCGCGTGGACGTGCGCGACATCGCCGATGCGGCCGCCAACGCGCTCACCCGCTCCGGCTTCGAGAACCGCTGCTACGCGCTGGTCGGCCCTGAGCCGCTCACGGGCACGGAGTGCGCGCGGGCGTACGGCGAGGTCTTCGGCCGCGAGGTGCGCTACGCCGGCAACGACCTCCAGGCCTGGGCGCGCGAAGCCGGTAAGATGCTCCCCGGCTGGATGGTGTACGATTTCGCGCTGATGTACGCGCTCTTCCAGGATCGGGGCCTGCACGCCACCGCCGAGCAGGTCGCCGAAACGGAGCGCATCGTCGGCCACCTCCCGCGCACCTTCGGCGACTTCGTCCAGGAGACCGCCACCCTCTGGACCCGCGAAGCCGTTAGCGTCTGA
- a CDS encoding type IV toxin-antitoxin system AbiEi family antitoxin domain-containing protein, producing the protein MVQMTYAAERRLFAEIKPGRHASTPSASLRKPSVLVYIYRGFPNPLPMITRRQQVLDLVRHKGVLRPKDLAEHGFDSGYLSILVQQGTLQRVGRGLYLLAGHSPSEHHSLAEAARRIPNGIVSLLSALRYHELTTQAPFEVWMAIPEKAWQPRVDHPRIRTVRVSGKALEFGVEKHDVERVSVRIYSPAKTVADCFKFRNRIGLDVALEALRDAWAKRVVTMDDLWRAADATRMKNVMRPYLEMVA; encoded by the coding sequence ATGGTTCAGATGACCTATGCTGCTGAACGGCGGCTATTTGCAGAGATCAAGCCGGGCCGTCACGCTTCGACACCGTCAGCGTCCCTTCGCAAACCATCGGTACTTGTATACATTTACCGAGGTTTCCCGAACCCCCTGCCGATGATTACTCGACGCCAGCAGGTCCTCGACCTTGTCCGACACAAAGGGGTGCTCCGGCCGAAGGATCTCGCCGAGCACGGCTTTGATTCGGGCTACCTCTCGATTCTCGTGCAGCAGGGGACGCTGCAGCGGGTCGGGCGCGGCCTGTACCTGCTTGCTGGTCACAGCCCATCCGAGCACCACTCGCTCGCTGAAGCCGCTCGGCGGATCCCGAACGGGATTGTGTCCCTCCTCTCCGCGCTGCGCTACCACGAACTCACGACGCAGGCTCCGTTCGAGGTCTGGATGGCCATTCCAGAGAAGGCGTGGCAGCCGCGTGTGGACCATCCTCGGATCCGGACCGTGCGCGTCTCAGGGAAGGCGCTGGAATTCGGGGTAGAGAAGCACGATGTGGAGAGGGTAAGCGTGCGGATCTACTCCCCGGCAAAGACGGTCGCCGATTGCTTCAAGTTCCGAAACAGGATCGGTCTCGATGTTGCCCTGGAGGCGCTTCGAGATGCATGGGCCAAACGTGTCGTCACGATGGACGACCTATGGCGCGCGGCCGACGCGACGCGGATGAAGAACGTGATGCGTCCGTACCTGGAGATGGTCGCTTGA
- a CDS encoding nucleotidyl transferase AbiEii/AbiGii toxin family protein: protein MTEREGRNVAASVRQRLLNHAHAQGRSFDLVLTRYGLERLLYRLSRSAHKHEFVLKGAMLFQAWTELPNRPTRDLDLLGCGDETVEHLASVFRELCAHVVDVEDGLIFDVDSVRATEIRENREYGGVRVTFTAHLAGARIPLQVDIGFGDVVTAGPVEIEFPTLLELPAPVLAAYSRESVVSEKYQALVELGIANTRLKDFFDLYLLSDRFPFDGLTLAEAIRATFGRRGTALPGGIPTGLSDLFAQDRAKQAQWSAFVRKGKLDGTPQVLEPVILRLREFLASPTETLRVGEVFARVWAPGGPWLPQR, encoded by the coding sequence TTGACGGAGAGGGAGGGGAGGAATGTCGCGGCGTCCGTTCGGCAGCGGCTGCTCAACCACGCGCATGCTCAGGGGCGGTCGTTCGACCTGGTGCTAACGCGCTACGGTCTCGAACGGCTTCTCTACCGGCTCAGCCGGTCCGCACACAAGCACGAGTTCGTGCTCAAAGGCGCGATGCTCTTTCAGGCATGGACCGAACTCCCGAATCGGCCTACCCGGGACCTCGACCTGCTGGGGTGCGGAGACGAAACCGTCGAACACTTGGCGAGCGTCTTCCGTGAGCTCTGCGCGCACGTGGTCGACGTAGAAGACGGGCTGATCTTCGACGTTGATTCGGTGCGAGCGACCGAAATTCGTGAGAACCGGGAATACGGTGGTGTCCGGGTCACCTTCACGGCCCATCTTGCCGGCGCCCGGATCCCGCTCCAGGTCGACATCGGATTTGGGGACGTGGTTACCGCGGGGCCGGTGGAAATCGAGTTCCCTACCCTGCTCGAGCTGCCGGCGCCGGTGCTGGCCGCGTACTCTCGCGAATCCGTTGTTTCCGAGAAATACCAGGCGCTCGTCGAGCTCGGGATCGCGAATACTCGGCTCAAGGACTTCTTCGACCTCTATCTGCTGAGCGACCGGTTTCCCTTCGACGGCCTCACACTCGCTGAGGCGATCCGGGCCACGTTCGGCAGACGAGGGACGGCACTCCCGGGTGGGATTCCGACCGGGCTCTCCGACCTGTTCGCTCAGGACCGCGCCAAGCAGGCACAATGGTCTGCGTTCGTACGAAAGGGGAAGCTGGATGGGACGCCGCAGGTTCTCGAGCCCGTGATCCTCCGCCTCCGCGAGTTCCTGGCTTCGCCTACCGAAACGCTTCGGGTCGGCGAAGTCTTCGCCCGCGTCTGGGCGCCAGGCGGGCCCTGGTTGCCACAGCGGTAG